The Exiguobacterium acetylicum genome includes a window with the following:
- a CDS encoding lysophospholipid acyltransferase family protein yields MIRTVIWFIYFGLVLPCTLPFLPGAKRRTHLARYAFVQRVASAWANSLLRLAGVRVNVTGREHIPANEPVVFISNHQGNFDVPILLGKIDKPKAFISKIEVNKIPIVNVWMNLMGCVMIDRKDRRQSLKAIRSGVDTIKDGQSMIIFPEGTRSKGGPMAEFKAGSFTLATSSGARVVPVAISGSYRVMEETGKIRPATVEVTILPSIDPSTMTQKELVQTVEHQIKQIVEGV; encoded by the coding sequence ATGATACGTACTGTCATTTGGTTCATTTATTTTGGACTTGTCTTACCCTGTACCTTACCGTTTTTACCTGGTGCAAAACGTCGAACTCACCTCGCACGCTATGCATTCGTCCAGCGCGTAGCAAGCGCATGGGCAAACTCTCTCCTCCGACTCGCTGGTGTCCGTGTCAATGTGACGGGTCGTGAACACATACCGGCAAATGAGCCTGTCGTTTTCATCTCGAATCACCAAGGGAACTTTGACGTCCCGATTCTACTTGGAAAAATCGACAAACCTAAAGCATTCATCTCAAAAATCGAAGTGAATAAAATCCCGATCGTCAATGTTTGGATGAATTTGATGGGGTGTGTCATGATTGACCGAAAAGACCGACGTCAATCCCTAAAAGCGATTCGTTCTGGTGTCGACACGATCAAGGATGGACAATCAATGATCATCTTCCCTGAAGGAACACGTTCAAAAGGTGGGCCGATGGCAGAATTCAAAGCGGGCAGTTTTACGCTCGCGACCTCAAGTGGTGCTCGTGTCGTACCAGTCGCAATCTCAGGTAGTTATCGTGTCATGGAAGAGACGGGTAAGATTCGTCCCGCTACAGTCGAAGTCACGATTTTACCGTCGATTGATCCAAGCACGATGACACAGAAAGAACTCGTCCAAACGGTCGAACATCAAATCAAACAGATTGTAGAAGGTGTCTAA
- a CDS encoding CvfB family protein — protein MGLRAGQVVTLKVEREAEFGVFLTDGNEDVLLHNNEQTQKVTLDDEVEVFLYQDNEGRLASSMTIPEASFEDYVKTTINGTRYNTGVFANIGIQKDVLVSLDDLPQRRMFWPEEGDQLFIRLKHDQKLRLLGDPAPYAYFNLRAKPAPEEWNNMDVEGLVFSQREPGVNVWVNDQSIGFLHEREMERWPRLGEVLKLRVTNVKPDGTVLLSARPRAFEAIDTDAELILNHLLEHDGQMPYGDKTAPETIDEVFGLSKAAFKRALGRLLKDKKIEKNETGIRLTK, from the coding sequence ATGGGATTACGCGCAGGACAGGTTGTCACATTAAAAGTAGAACGCGAAGCAGAGTTCGGAGTGTTTTTGACAGATGGGAACGAAGATGTGTTGTTGCATAACAATGAACAAACACAGAAAGTAACTCTTGATGATGAAGTAGAAGTCTTCTTGTATCAAGACAATGAAGGGCGTCTAGCATCATCGATGACGATTCCAGAAGCTTCATTTGAAGATTACGTCAAGACGACGATCAATGGGACACGCTATAACACAGGAGTATTCGCAAATATCGGCATTCAAAAAGACGTACTCGTCTCACTTGACGATTTACCGCAACGACGGATGTTCTGGCCAGAAGAAGGCGATCAACTCTTCATTCGTCTAAAACATGACCAGAAGCTTCGGTTACTCGGAGATCCTGCACCATATGCTTACTTCAACTTACGTGCAAAGCCGGCACCAGAAGAGTGGAATAACATGGACGTAGAAGGTCTCGTCTTCTCACAACGCGAACCAGGCGTTAATGTCTGGGTCAACGATCAGTCGATCGGATTCTTGCATGAACGCGAGATGGAACGTTGGCCGCGTCTTGGAGAAGTCTTGAAATTACGAGTGACAAATGTAAAACCAGATGGTACAGTATTACTTTCAGCACGACCACGTGCCTTTGAAGCCATTGATACAGACGCGGAGTTGATTTTGAACCATCTACTTGAACATGATGGTCAGATGCCGTATGGTGATAAGACAGCTCCCGAGACGATAGACGAAGTATTCGGTCTCAGTAAGGCAGCATTCAAACGAGCGCTCGGTCGCCTGTTGAAAGATAAAAAAATAGAAAAAAATGAAACGGGTATTCGGTTGACGAAATAA
- a CDS encoding DEAD/DEAH box helicase translates to MTTFRELNLSEALIKGVLKMGFEEATPIQAETIPVGLSGVDLIGQAQTGTGKTAAFGIPTIERLDAKSRHIQALILAPTRELAIQVAEELNRIGEVKRVHALPVYGGQQIDRQIRALRKNPQIVVATPGRLMDHMNRKTLNLDHVQTVILDEADEMLNMGFVEDIEKILGALPETRQTLLFSATMPPQIRKIADRFMTTPTHIKVKAKEMTVENIDQSFIELKESQKFDVLCRLIDTDSPELSIIFGRTKKRVDEMTEGLIQRGYTADGLHGDLTQAKRDQVIRRFKKGTIDILVATDVAARGLDISGVTHVYNFDVPQDPESYVHRIGRTGRAGKTGSAVTFVTPREFGQIKTIERVTNKKMSRRHAPTLDEILEGNLKLAAQELIKRVEAKNSQEYTTLAQELLEEYEAVELLSAALKGLTKEPDATPVQISSIEPIRVKRFGSNGGGNRRPYGNKGGSGSGNRSGGYRGNNPRSGGERREGGRPSSSSDRREGGYAGRSNRSESDRNRGGRKPRFEK, encoded by the coding sequence TTGACAACATTTCGTGAATTAAATCTTAGTGAGGCACTTATCAAAGGTGTCCTAAAAATGGGCTTTGAAGAAGCAACACCAATCCAGGCGGAAACTATTCCTGTCGGACTCAGCGGCGTTGACTTAATCGGTCAAGCACAAACAGGTACAGGTAAAACAGCAGCATTCGGTATCCCAACAATCGAGCGTCTTGACGCGAAATCACGCCACATCCAAGCGTTGATTCTTGCTCCAACACGTGAACTTGCAATCCAAGTAGCAGAAGAATTGAACCGGATCGGTGAAGTAAAACGTGTTCATGCACTTCCTGTTTACGGTGGTCAGCAAATCGATCGTCAGATCCGCGCACTTCGCAAAAATCCACAAATCGTCGTTGCAACACCAGGGCGTTTGATGGACCACATGAACCGTAAAACGTTGAACCTCGATCACGTTCAAACGGTCATCCTTGATGAAGCAGATGAGATGTTGAACATGGGATTCGTCGAAGATATCGAGAAAATCCTCGGTGCACTTCCTGAAACGCGTCAAACACTCTTATTCTCAGCAACGATGCCACCACAAATTCGTAAAATCGCAGATCGTTTCATGACGACTCCGACACACATCAAAGTCAAAGCGAAAGAAATGACAGTTGAAAACATCGACCAGTCATTCATCGAATTAAAAGAAAGCCAAAAATTCGACGTTCTTTGCCGTTTGATCGACACGGATTCTCCGGAACTCTCAATCATCTTCGGTCGTACGAAAAAACGTGTTGATGAGATGACTGAAGGCTTGATCCAACGTGGATACACAGCTGACGGTTTACACGGTGACTTAACACAAGCAAAACGTGACCAAGTCATCCGTCGTTTCAAAAAAGGAACGATCGATATCCTCGTCGCAACAGACGTTGCAGCACGTGGTCTTGACATCTCTGGTGTCACGCACGTCTACAACTTCGACGTCCCACAAGATCCAGAAAGCTACGTTCACCGTATCGGTCGTACGGGACGCGCTGGTAAAACAGGATCGGCTGTCACGTTCGTTACACCACGTGAATTCGGTCAAATCAAGACAATCGAACGTGTCACGAACAAAAAAATGTCACGTCGTCATGCGCCAACACTTGACGAAATCTTAGAAGGCAACTTGAAGCTTGCTGCACAAGAACTCATCAAACGCGTTGAAGCAAAAAATTCACAAGAATATACGACACTTGCACAAGAACTCTTAGAAGAGTACGAAGCAGTGGAACTTCTTTCAGCAGCACTTAAAGGATTGACGAAAGAGCCGGATGCAACACCAGTCCAAATCTCCTCGATCGAACCAATCCGCGTAAAACGTTTCGGTAGCAACGGTGGTGGAAACCGTCGTCCTTACGGAAACAAAGGTGGAAGTGGAAGCGGCAACCGCAGTGGCGGATACCGTGGAAACAACCCACGTAGCGGTGGCGAACGTCGTGAAGGTGGTCGTCCATCTTCTTCATCAGATCGTCGTGAAGGCGGTTATGCTGGACGTAGCAACCGTAGCGAAAGCGATCGTAACCGTGGCGGACGCAAACCACGTTTTGAAAAGTAA
- a CDS encoding EAL-associated domain-containing protein — MDALDVIVHPEEIEAWFQPIVGAAPFKVEGYEIQSHFRGEPLKPFFQEDDVPIEYQLEVMGHVVRQAFQKVPSDAQAFILIRCRPAWLFENGGEDFLHVLRTVDSSFPKERMYVTLTDVQVDDFDRLGRIVAYYQNSGLKVALDRAEATSLERVFSMSPDMLIVDLSSMIEKKTVSATYPHLLQTMEHLCDQLGAPLLYKNISHLGQLRYAWQHGGRYYMGNLLGEASPDWVMTCPGMEILIHEVPMFYKYDREQMNRLFQLEQDWTVRFNEYCQSLKSEQDLDEWLMMLARKMEPEFIRFYITDANGFQQSSNVSKKSGEWRLYSFYKGYNWSFRPYFIRTTVAMERRHSGYLSERYVDFSSSEQTRTFSMPLSNGMFLFADISADYLYQERLSE, encoded by the coding sequence ATGGATGCATTAGATGTCATCGTTCATCCCGAAGAGATAGAGGCGTGGTTTCAACCGATCGTAGGCGCTGCCCCTTTTAAGGTGGAAGGGTATGAAATCCAGTCCCATTTTCGTGGAGAACCGTTAAAACCATTTTTTCAGGAAGATGATGTTCCGATCGAGTATCAACTCGAAGTGATGGGACATGTCGTCCGTCAAGCATTCCAAAAAGTACCCTCCGATGCACAAGCATTCATCCTGATCCGTTGTCGTCCAGCCTGGCTGTTTGAAAACGGCGGTGAGGATTTCTTGCATGTCTTGCGGACGGTCGACTCGTCGTTTCCAAAAGAGCGGATGTACGTTACTTTGACGGATGTCCAAGTCGATGACTTTGATCGCCTAGGTCGGATCGTTGCCTACTACCAGAACTCTGGACTGAAGGTAGCGCTGGACCGTGCCGAAGCAACGAGTCTCGAACGGGTCTTTTCGATGTCACCGGATATGTTGATCGTCGATTTATCCTCAATGATTGAGAAGAAGACCGTCTCAGCGACGTATCCGCATCTCTTACAAACGATGGAGCATCTCTGTGACCAACTTGGAGCACCACTTTTGTATAAGAACATTAGTCATTTAGGACAACTTCGGTATGCGTGGCAACACGGAGGACGTTACTATATGGGGAATTTACTTGGGGAAGCATCACCTGATTGGGTCATGACTTGTCCAGGGATGGAGATTTTGATCCATGAAGTTCCGATGTTCTATAAATACGATCGTGAACAAATGAATCGATTGTTCCAACTAGAGCAAGACTGGACAGTTCGTTTTAACGAATACTGCCAATCATTAAAATCAGAACAGGATCTCGATGAATGGTTGATGATGCTTGCGCGGAAGATGGAACCAGAGTTCATTCGTTTTTACATTACGGATGCAAATGGATTCCAACAATCCTCGAACGTCAGTAAAAAGAGTGGAGAATGGAGACTGTATTCCTTCTACAAAGGATACAACTGGAGTTTCCGTCCTTACTTCATTCGGACGACCGTAGCGATGGAACGACGTCACAGCGGGTATTTGTCGGAACGGTACGTCGACTTCAGTTCGAGTGAACAAACGCGGACATTTAGTATGCCGCTCAGTAATGGAATGTTCTTATTTGCGGATATTTCCGCAGATTATCTATATCAAGAACGATTGAGTGAATGA
- the map gene encoding type I methionyl aminopeptidase: MLDYDYEALREIGRIVAMARDEMADAVKPGITTKELDEIGARILKEQGAESAPIVMYDFPGATCISVNDIAAHGIPGKYVIQEGDIVNVDVSAVKNGYYSDTGKTVIAGEAKRPEDVRLVEVSLTALEKGLEKVKAGTKVNQIGKAIYAETRKSGFTVIRNLAGHGLGKTLHGEPESISNYFNREENDLLKEGQVIAVETFISTGDEFCIEDERDGWTLYTPNRSLVSQFEHTVVVLKDGYEILTKVEGKESF, translated from the coding sequence GTGTTAGATTATGATTATGAAGCATTACGAGAAATTGGACGAATCGTCGCCATGGCGCGCGATGAGATGGCAGACGCTGTCAAACCAGGAATCACGACAAAAGAACTTGACGAAATCGGTGCACGTATCCTGAAAGAACAGGGTGCAGAGTCTGCTCCGATCGTCATGTACGATTTCCCAGGAGCGACATGTATCAGTGTCAATGATATCGCGGCACACGGTATTCCTGGTAAATACGTCATTCAAGAAGGAGATATCGTCAATGTTGATGTCTCAGCTGTGAAAAATGGCTATTACTCAGATACAGGAAAGACGGTCATTGCAGGAGAAGCAAAACGTCCGGAAGATGTCCGACTCGTTGAAGTATCTTTGACGGCGCTCGAAAAAGGACTCGAGAAAGTCAAAGCCGGAACGAAGGTCAATCAAATCGGAAAAGCGATTTATGCTGAAACACGTAAGAGTGGTTTTACTGTCATTCGTAACTTAGCAGGGCATGGTCTTGGGAAGACACTTCATGGTGAGCCGGAATCGATTTCAAACTACTTCAATCGTGAAGAGAACGATCTGTTGAAGGAAGGACAAGTCATCGCTGTCGAGACATTCATTTCGACAGGAGACGAGTTCTGTATCGAAGATGAGCGGGATGGTTGGACGTTATACACACCAAACCGGAGTCTTGTCTCACAATTCGAACATACCGTTGTCGTCTTAAAAGATGGTTATGAGATTTTGACGAAGGTTGAAGGAAAAGAATCTTTCTAA